A section of the Agrococcus sp. SGAir0287 genome encodes:
- a CDS encoding carbohydrate ABC transporter permease produces the protein MRQRFTAGLVAGYVVLILLAVAYLYPFLISVASSFKTDQEAVAEPLSLIPQTPTFTAYERLFTGTDIGLWGVNSVIVTLCVTLGRVFFCSLAGYALSRLRFRGRSVVFAGFIAVMAVPSVVLMVPRFLVLKELGLYDTYGGMIIPLIVDAAGIFIMKQFFDSIPASIEEAARIDGAGVFRTFWSVTLPMAAPALITLTILSFQGSWNEFAHFVISRQSPELNTLTTGVASLVSGQLGSGSQFPLKLAAAVLMTIPVAIVFFIFQRRIMSTTEGAEKG, from the coding sequence ATGAGGCAGCGATTCACCGCAGGGCTCGTCGCTGGCTACGTCGTGCTCATCCTGCTGGCCGTCGCCTACCTCTATCCCTTCCTGATCTCGGTCGCGTCGTCGTTCAAGACCGATCAGGAGGCGGTGGCGGAGCCGCTGTCGCTCATCCCGCAGACGCCGACGTTCACTGCGTACGAACGGCTCTTCACGGGCACCGACATCGGCCTGTGGGGCGTGAACTCCGTCATCGTCACGCTGTGCGTCACCCTCGGGCGAGTCTTCTTCTGCTCGCTCGCCGGCTACGCGCTCTCGCGACTGCGATTCCGGGGGCGCAGCGTCGTCTTCGCGGGCTTCATCGCCGTCATGGCCGTGCCGTCGGTCGTGCTCATGGTGCCGCGCTTCCTCGTGCTGAAGGAGCTCGGCCTCTACGACACCTACGGCGGCATGATCATCCCGCTCATCGTCGACGCCGCCGGCATCTTCATCATGAAGCAGTTCTTCGACTCGATCCCGGCCTCGATCGAGGAGGCGGCGCGCATCGACGGCGCCGGCGTGTTCCGCACCTTCTGGTCGGTGACGCTGCCGATGGCGGCGCCGGCGCTCATCACGCTCACGATCCTGTCGTTCCAGGGATCGTGGAACGAGTTCGCGCACTTCGTCATCTCGAGGCAGAGCCCCGAGCTGAACACGCTGACGACGGGCGTCGCGTCGCTCGTGTCCGGACAGCTCGGCTCCGGCAGCCAGTTCCCCCTGAAGCTCGCCGCCGCCGTGCTCATGACGATCCCCGTCGCGATCGTGTTCTTCATCTTCCAGCGGCGCATCATGTCGACGACGGAGGGTGCGGAGAAGGGCTGA
- the nhaA gene encoding Na+/H+ antiporter NhaA — protein sequence MRTRLHAVTSSLRQETTSGILLLIAAAAALVWANSPWRDGYQGLSETVAGPTALHLDLSLSTWAADGLLAIFFFVVGVELKHEIVAGSLRRLREAAVPVLAAIGGMAVPAVIFTVVVLVAGDEAALPGWAIPTATDIAFALAILAVFGRGLPVPLRTFLLTLAVVDDLLAITVIAVFYTAAIDVVTLVLALLAVAAFGVLVRMAWAHWWLLLPVAAVAWWLTHESGVHATVAGVALGAMVPASRIHGEREPRTLRYEHLVRPVSTAIALPIFAFFAAGVSIEGDVFAVLGQPVAVAIVAGLILGKLVGVLGVTTIVTTVTPLRLPDGIGIRDLRPIALLTAIGFTVSLLISELSFADDGRTDAAKLAILVASGVSAVLAAAELRWDAAKARKRDMNEDGVPDRPWPLIGSKEAGDAH from the coding sequence ATGCGCACGCGCCTGCACGCCGTGACCTCCTCCCTCCGCCAGGAGACGACGAGCGGCATCCTCCTCCTCATCGCTGCGGCCGCCGCGCTCGTCTGGGCGAACTCGCCGTGGCGCGACGGCTACCAGGGGCTCTCCGAGACCGTCGCGGGGCCGACCGCGCTGCATCTCGACCTGTCCCTCTCGACCTGGGCGGCCGACGGACTGCTCGCGATCTTCTTCTTCGTCGTCGGCGTCGAGCTGAAGCACGAGATCGTCGCCGGCAGCCTGCGGCGCCTGCGCGAGGCGGCCGTGCCCGTCCTCGCCGCGATCGGCGGCATGGCCGTGCCCGCCGTCATCTTCACCGTCGTCGTGCTCGTGGCCGGCGACGAGGCCGCGCTGCCCGGCTGGGCGATCCCGACCGCGACCGACATCGCGTTCGCCCTCGCGATCCTCGCCGTGTTCGGGCGCGGGCTGCCCGTGCCGCTGCGCACCTTCCTGCTCACGCTCGCCGTCGTCGACGACCTGCTGGCCATCACGGTCATCGCCGTGTTCTACACCGCGGCGATCGACGTCGTCACGCTCGTCCTCGCGCTGCTGGCCGTCGCGGCGTTCGGCGTGCTCGTGCGCATGGCCTGGGCGCACTGGTGGCTGCTGCTGCCCGTCGCCGCGGTGGCGTGGTGGCTCACGCACGAGTCCGGCGTGCACGCCACGGTGGCGGGCGTCGCGCTCGGCGCGATGGTGCCGGCCTCGCGCATCCACGGCGAGCGCGAGCCGCGAACCCTGCGCTACGAGCACCTCGTGCGACCGGTGTCGACGGCGATCGCGCTGCCGATCTTCGCCTTCTTCGCCGCAGGCGTCTCGATCGAGGGCGACGTCTTCGCCGTGCTCGGCCAGCCCGTCGCCGTGGCGATCGTCGCCGGCCTCATCCTCGGCAAGCTCGTCGGCGTGCTCGGGGTCACCACGATCGTCACGACGGTGACGCCGCTGCGTCTGCCCGACGGCATCGGCATCCGCGACCTGCGTCCGATCGCGCTGCTGACGGCGATCGGCTTCACGGTCTCGCTGCTCATCTCCGAGCTGTCGTTCGCCGACGACGGGCGCACGGACGCCGCGAAGCTCGCGATCCTCGTCGCCTCGGGCGTGAGCGCCGTGCTCGCCGCCGCCGAGCTGCGGTGGGATGCGGCGAAGGCACGGAAGCGCGACATGAACGAGGACGGCGTGCCCGACCGGCCGTGGCCGCTCATCGGCTCGAAGGAGGCCGGCGACGCGCACTGA
- a CDS encoding GntR family transcriptional regulator — MIHADIVEQISSGALGPGTRLPSEQDLAKRYGVSRMTVRQALDLLASEEVIVRKHGSGTFVREHSRQGRHLDRLRSFAAELADADVVVDAEIVRFELVEAPDDVAEALALEPGDPVHRLTRVRRVDGIPAALQDAWVPSYVAPSLSREPLVDGSLYRTLAERHGVRLRWADQSMTAELLGEAEAALLRVEPGGAVLRGMRTTYSDADEPVEFTHGWTLPSFPLLLRIDAE; from the coding sequence GTGATCCACGCGGACATCGTCGAGCAGATCAGCTCGGGTGCGCTCGGGCCCGGCACGCGGCTGCCGAGCGAGCAGGACCTTGCGAAGCGATACGGGGTCAGCCGCATGACCGTGCGGCAGGCGCTCGATCTGCTCGCATCGGAGGAGGTCATCGTGCGCAAGCACGGCTCCGGCACCTTCGTCCGCGAGCACTCGCGCCAAGGTCGGCACCTCGATCGCCTGCGGTCGTTCGCCGCTGAGCTCGCGGACGCCGACGTGGTGGTCGACGCCGAGATCGTCCGGTTCGAGCTCGTCGAGGCGCCGGACGACGTCGCCGAGGCGCTCGCGCTCGAGCCCGGCGACCCCGTGCACCGGCTGACACGGGTGCGTCGCGTCGACGGCATTCCCGCGGCGCTGCAGGACGCGTGGGTCCCGTCGTACGTGGCACCGAGTCTCTCCCGCGAGCCGTTGGTGGACGGTTCGCTCTACCGCACGCTCGCCGAGCGGCACGGCGTGCGCCTGCGATGGGCGGATCAGTCGATGACGGCCGAGCTGCTCGGCGAGGCGGAGGCCGCGCTGCTTCGCGTCGAGCCCGGGGGTGCGGTGCTGCGCGGCATGCGCACGACCTACTCCGACGCCGACGAGCCCGTGGAGTTCACGCACGGGTGGACGCTGCCGAGCTTCCCGCTGCTGCTGCGGATCGACGCGGAGTGA
- a CDS encoding BCCT family transporter produces the protein MAEHQVSQLARDWSPKEVWAQLKKPVFIPAVILIAGLTIFAIVYAGTGGDAFTVLNTAITNGVGWWYILAATGFVLFALYVGLSRIGSIRLGRDDEEPEFSTVSWFTMLFSAGMGIGLVFYSVAEPLSHMTTPPENAGVEPGTDAAGRLAMDLTLYHWGLHAWAIYVVVGLGLAYMTFRRGRPLSIRWLLEPMLGRQRVEGWMGHTIDVVAIVGTMFGVATSLGLGVQQIMAGFEFLGWFQANAQLSIALIAGVSALAAFSVVSGLDRGLKWLSNINMSLAALLAVFVLLLGPTLVILQSMVANTGSYIAALPSLSLETWPLANDGWAGGWTIFYWGWWMSWAPFVGMFIARISRGRTIRQFVFGVLLAPTIIGILWFSIFGDSAILRQLEVGDLLVDGAVDTNTSLFHLLATLPFAEATSVLAILIIVFFFVTSADSGALVVDILATGGATTTPRLTRLLWVAIMATTAGVLLVVGGSEALTALQTASIATAVPFSIIMVLACVALLKAFHFEVAATPRYVRARVASASELSPEALAEAAAAAGTERRGLFRRRREVSSTFAGLTAPSAPIAGAGDGEGVLVALHPVPSAAVDVDADGVAQLVEERLAQDPIADEVFDTPEFQASQAAVDHEASEAASDDGSSATRPGA, from the coding sequence ATGGCCGAGCATCAGGTCTCGCAGCTCGCTCGCGACTGGTCGCCGAAGGAGGTGTGGGCGCAGCTGAAGAAGCCGGTCTTCATCCCGGCCGTCATCCTCATCGCGGGCCTCACGATCTTCGCGATCGTCTACGCGGGCACGGGCGGCGACGCCTTCACGGTGCTCAACACGGCCATCACGAACGGCGTGGGCTGGTGGTACATCCTCGCCGCGACGGGCTTCGTGCTGTTCGCGCTCTACGTCGGCCTGTCGCGCATCGGCAGCATCCGGCTCGGCCGCGACGACGAGGAGCCCGAGTTCTCGACCGTCTCGTGGTTCACGATGCTCTTCTCGGCCGGCATGGGCATCGGGCTCGTCTTCTACTCGGTCGCCGAGCCGCTGTCGCACATGACGACGCCGCCCGAGAACGCGGGCGTCGAGCCGGGCACGGATGCCGCCGGTCGCCTCGCGATGGACCTCACGCTCTACCACTGGGGACTCCACGCCTGGGCGATCTACGTCGTGGTCGGCCTCGGCCTCGCGTACATGACGTTCCGGCGCGGTCGGCCGCTGTCGATCCGCTGGCTGCTCGAGCCGATGCTCGGTCGCCAGCGCGTCGAGGGCTGGATGGGTCACACGATCGACGTCGTGGCGATCGTCGGCACGATGTTCGGCGTCGCGACGTCGCTCGGACTCGGCGTGCAGCAGATCATGGCCGGGTTCGAGTTCCTCGGATGGTTCCAGGCGAATGCGCAGCTCTCGATCGCCCTCATCGCCGGCGTCTCCGCCCTCGCCGCGTTCTCGGTGGTCTCGGGCCTCGACAGGGGCCTCAAGTGGCTGTCGAACATCAACATGTCGCTCGCGGCGCTGCTCGCGGTCTTCGTGCTGCTGCTGGGTCCGACGCTCGTCATCCTGCAGTCGATGGTCGCGAACACCGGCTCGTACATCGCGGCGTTGCCGAGCCTCTCGCTCGAGACGTGGCCCCTCGCGAACGACGGCTGGGCCGGCGGATGGACGATCTTCTACTGGGGCTGGTGGATGAGCTGGGCTCCGTTCGTGGGCATGTTCATCGCGCGCATCTCGCGCGGCCGCACCATCCGTCAGTTCGTGTTCGGCGTGCTCCTCGCGCCCACGATCATCGGCATCCTCTGGTTCTCGATCTTCGGCGACTCCGCGATCCTGCGGCAGCTCGAGGTCGGCGACCTGCTCGTCGACGGCGCGGTCGACACGAACACGTCGCTCTTCCACCTGCTCGCGACGCTCCCCTTCGCCGAGGCGACGAGCGTGCTCGCGATCCTCATCATCGTGTTCTTCTTCGTGACCTCGGCCGACTCGGGCGCGCTCGTCGTCGACATCCTCGCCACGGGCGGCGCCACCACGACGCCCCGCCTCACGCGCCTGCTGTGGGTCGCGATCATGGCGACGACGGCCGGCGTGCTGCTCGTCGTCGGCGGGTCGGAGGCGCTCACTGCGCTGCAGACGGCCTCGATCGCGACGGCGGTGCCGTTCTCGATCATCATGGTGCTCGCATGCGTCGCGCTGCTGAAGGCGTTCCACTTCGAGGTCGCCGCGACGCCGCGGTACGTCCGCGCTCGCGTCGCGTCGGCCTCCGAGCTGTCGCCGGAGGCGCTCGCCGAGGCCGCGGCCGCCGCGGGCACCGAGCGGCGCGGCCTCTTCCGCCGTCGGCGCGAGGTGTCGTCGACGTTCGCGGGGCTCACGGCGCCGAGCGCGCCGATCGCGGGCGCCGGCGACGGGGAGGGCGTGCTCGTCGCGCTGCACCCCGTCCCGTCGGCGGCCGTCGACGTCGACGCCGACGGCGTCGCGCAGCTGGTCGAGGAGCGTCTCGCGCAGGATCCGATCGCCGACGAGGTCTTCGACACCCCGGAGTTCCAGGCCTCGCAGGCCGCGGTCGACCACGAGGCGTCGGAGGCGGCGTCGGACGACGGCTCGTCGGCGACCCGGCCGGGGGCGTAG
- a CDS encoding xylulokinase, giving the protein MSGLDRAVVAVDVGTSAVRAALVSSGEGVLRSVRVARADDVGGATYDPDALQSDVERAIAALEVDARPAALAIAAHIGAVAVDEALRPVVPAGSWSDARGVEALLRLDDVARGELLSRAGRPTVVGGGLALAASLVDDGCDGAVATVLGPKDLLVARLSGHVGMDLVDAAYTLALDVAHRAWSPASLEAARVPRAWMPALAPPHAVVASLSAHAAVRCRLAEGTPIVSGSPDGSAGIGILLGARSDAIVDVAGTTDVLGRVIGAIPEAPPGAVLNPALVADRWVAGGATGMTGGAVARWRALVGAVDEAALRAVPPGAGGLHVVPGMSGTRFPRWRSDDAGAVVGQRPEHGAAEVLRAAQEGAAHVVREGVDLLDPQRSLPVILAGGSTRSEHVVRMRAALLGRRVLVAADPDVTLAGAAGLALVGAGLVADLDEARERLGIALRVVEPDSGEVDAYDRIHRSWIDVRDAIAQAAR; this is encoded by the coding sequence GTGAGCGGACTCGATCGCGCCGTCGTCGCCGTCGACGTCGGCACCTCGGCGGTCCGCGCCGCGCTCGTCTCCTCGGGGGAAGGAGTGCTGCGCTCGGTGCGGGTCGCTCGCGCCGACGACGTCGGCGGCGCCACCTACGACCCCGATGCGCTGCAATCCGACGTCGAGCGCGCCATCGCGGCACTCGAGGTCGACGCGCGCCCCGCGGCGTTGGCGATCGCAGCGCACATCGGCGCGGTCGCCGTCGACGAGGCGCTGCGCCCCGTCGTGCCCGCCGGCTCCTGGTCGGACGCGCGCGGCGTCGAGGCGTTGCTGCGACTCGACGATGTCGCGCGCGGGGAGCTCCTCTCGCGCGCGGGCCGCCCCACCGTCGTCGGCGGCGGGCTGGCCCTGGCCGCGAGCCTCGTCGACGACGGTTGCGACGGTGCGGTCGCGACCGTGCTCGGTCCGAAGGACCTCCTCGTCGCGAGGCTCTCGGGGCACGTCGGCATGGACCTCGTCGACGCGGCCTACACGCTCGCCCTCGACGTCGCACATCGTGCCTGGTCCCCCGCCTCGCTCGAGGCCGCACGCGTGCCGCGGGCCTGGATGCCAGCGCTCGCGCCGCCCCATGCGGTCGTCGCATCCCTCTCTGCGCACGCCGCGGTGCGATGCAGGCTCGCCGAGGGCACGCCCATCGTGTCGGGCAGCCCCGACGGCTCTGCCGGCATCGGGATCCTGCTGGGCGCGCGCTCGGATGCGATCGTCGACGTCGCGGGCACGACCGACGTGCTCGGACGCGTCATCGGAGCCATCCCCGAGGCGCCGCCTGGAGCGGTGCTGAACCCCGCGCTGGTCGCCGATCGCTGGGTCGCAGGAGGCGCGACGGGGATGACCGGCGGCGCGGTCGCGCGCTGGCGCGCGCTGGTCGGCGCCGTGGACGAGGCGGCGCTCCGTGCAGTGCCTCCGGGGGCCGGAGGGCTCCATGTGGTGCCCGGCATGTCCGGTACGCGATTTCCGCGGTGGCGGTCGGACGACGCGGGCGCGGTCGTCGGTCAGCGCCCGGAGCACGGCGCGGCCGAGGTGCTGCGCGCCGCGCAGGAGGGCGCGGCGCACGTCGTGCGGGAAGGCGTCGACCTGCTCGACCCTCAGAGGTCGCTGCCGGTGATCCTCGCTGGCGGCTCCACGCGTTCGGAGCACGTCGTGCGGATGCGTGCAGCGCTCCTCGGCAGACGAGTGCTCGTGGCCGCCGATCCTGACGTCACCCTCGCGGGCGCCGCAGGGTTGGCGCTGGTCGGAGCGGGCCTCGTGGCCGACCTGGACGAGGCCCGCGAGCGTCTCGGCATCGCACTGCGCGTCGTCGAGCCCGACTCCGGCGAGGTGGATGCCTACGACCGCATCCATCGGTCGTGGATCGACGTGCGAGACGCGATCGCGCAGGCCGCCCGGTAG
- a CDS encoding carbohydrate ABC transporter permease, giving the protein MAERAPATTRVRRRGSTRGGETRAGWLFVSPAIVVVGVFLVAPILLALWVSFTDWNGRNSPLFNDRVDVVGLDNYAAITTDDRLTRDLFGRALRNNLFYVLLVVPLQTALALFLAVQVNRRLLKAKGFFRTAFYFPSVTSSIAITGVFLFLFQASGAVNAVLAWLQIDGPNWMADPNGVVHLALGAVGIGQPAGWGDPGFLGVSAWEWIAGPSVAQCVLIALAVFTTSGTFMLLFLAGLQSISGEVGEAAIMDGANARQSFFQVTLPMLRPVLFTVLTLGLIGTWQVFDQVYLTRGTPAAATLTSPAYMAYDQAFSENEPGIAAAIAFVLFLIIIVFSLLQRLVLSERDEPWRPLRRRGRRTITDADGGVAQGTARLQAGSTQKGTGA; this is encoded by the coding sequence ATGGCCGAGCGTGCTCCCGCGACGACGCGGGTGCGTCGCCGCGGGAGCACGCGCGGCGGCGAGACCCGAGCGGGGTGGCTGTTCGTCTCCCCGGCGATCGTCGTCGTCGGCGTCTTCCTCGTCGCGCCCATCCTGCTCGCGCTGTGGGTGTCGTTCACCGACTGGAACGGCCGCAACTCGCCGCTGTTCAACGACCGCGTCGACGTCGTCGGGCTCGACAACTACGCGGCGATCACGACCGACGACCGCCTCACGCGCGACCTCTTCGGTCGCGCGCTGCGCAACAACCTCTTCTACGTCCTGCTCGTCGTGCCGTTGCAGACGGCGCTCGCGCTGTTCCTCGCGGTGCAGGTCAACCGGCGGCTGCTGAAGGCGAAGGGCTTCTTCCGCACCGCCTTCTACTTCCCGTCGGTCACGTCGTCGATCGCGATCACGGGCGTCTTCCTCTTCCTCTTCCAGGCGTCCGGCGCCGTCAACGCGGTGCTCGCCTGGCTGCAGATCGACGGACCGAACTGGATGGCCGACCCGAACGGCGTCGTGCACCTCGCGCTCGGCGCAGTCGGCATCGGACAGCCCGCCGGATGGGGCGATCCCGGCTTCCTCGGGGTGAGCGCGTGGGAGTGGATCGCGGGCCCGTCGGTGGCCCAGTGCGTGCTCATCGCCCTCGCGGTCTTCACGACCTCCGGCACGTTCATGCTGCTCTTCCTCGCCGGCCTGCAGTCGATCAGCGGCGAGGTCGGGGAGGCGGCGATCATGGACGGGGCGAACGCCCGCCAGTCGTTCTTCCAGGTCACGCTGCCGATGCTGCGACCCGTGCTCTTCACGGTGCTGACGCTCGGCCTCATCGGCACCTGGCAGGTCTTCGACCAGGTGTACCTGACGCGCGGCACGCCCGCGGCAGCCACGCTCACGAGCCCCGCGTACATGGCGTACGACCAGGCGTTCAGCGAGAACGAGCCGGGCATCGCCGCCGCGATCGCCTTCGTGCTCTTCCTCATCATCATCGTGTTCTCGCTGCTGCAGCGGCTCGTGCTCAGCGAGCGCGACGAGCCCTGGCGGCCGCTGCGGCGACGCGGCCGCCGCACGATCACCGACGCCGACGGCGGCGTCGCGCAGGGCACCGCCCGCCTCCAGGCGGGCTCGACCCAGAAGGGGACGGGCGCATGA
- a CDS encoding sugar ABC transporter substrate-binding protein, with protein sequence MTDRRRQRRALQVAGVAGVAALALAGCSGGGGGGGDDAGTLQVLIGSSGDAETNAVQAAVDAWSEESGVDVEVVAASDLGQELAQGFAGDIPPDLFYMSWDQFQTYAADEYLEPYASNLDNAGDFYPALVDTFTYDGDFICDPKDFSTLGLVINTDLWAAAGLTDADIPTDWDQLASVAQRLTTGGTVGLSMGAEYARVGVFMEQAGGGLVTDDEVTADSPENVEALTYLQGLLTSGSLAWPADLGAGWGGEAFGNGQAAMVIEGPWIAGALENDFPDVSYQVAELPSGPGGQGTFTFSNCWGIPEGSDTADDATSLVEFLTSDEQQLAFSDAFGVIPSTESAAATYAETYPENAAFVAGAEYAVSPIAFPGASEVVGEFNTVVPTLATADPQAILTQLQGQLEDAYAEAQ encoded by the coding sequence ATGACGGATCGCAGGAGGCAGCGCCGAGCGCTGCAGGTCGCAGGCGTCGCGGGCGTCGCCGCGCTCGCCCTGGCGGGCTGCTCGGGTGGCGGCGGCGGAGGCGGCGACGACGCCGGCACGCTGCAGGTGCTCATCGGCTCGTCCGGCGACGCCGAGACGAACGCCGTGCAGGCGGCCGTCGACGCGTGGAGCGAGGAGTCGGGCGTCGACGTCGAGGTCGTCGCGGCCTCCGACCTCGGCCAGGAGCTCGCGCAGGGCTTCGCCGGCGACATCCCCCCGGACCTCTTCTACATGTCGTGGGACCAGTTCCAGACGTACGCGGCCGACGAGTACCTCGAGCCGTACGCCTCGAACCTCGACAACGCCGGCGACTTCTACCCGGCGCTCGTCGACACGTTCACCTACGACGGCGACTTCATCTGCGACCCGAAGGACTTCTCGACCCTCGGCCTCGTGATCAACACCGACCTGTGGGCGGCCGCCGGGCTCACCGACGCCGACATCCCCACCGACTGGGACCAGCTGGCCTCCGTCGCGCAGCGGCTCACGACCGGCGGCACCGTCGGCCTCTCGATGGGCGCGGAGTACGCGCGCGTCGGCGTCTTCATGGAGCAGGCCGGCGGCGGCCTCGTCACCGACGACGAGGTCACGGCCGACAGCCCCGAGAACGTCGAGGCGCTCACCTACCTGCAGGGCCTGCTGACCTCCGGCTCGCTCGCATGGCCCGCCGACCTCGGCGCCGGCTGGGGCGGCGAGGCCTTCGGCAACGGCCAGGCCGCGATGGTCATCGAGGGTCCGTGGATCGCGGGCGCGCTCGAGAACGACTTCCCCGACGTGAGCTACCAGGTCGCGGAGCTGCCGAGCGGCCCGGGCGGCCAGGGCACCTTCACGTTCTCGAACTGCTGGGGCATCCCCGAGGGCTCCGACACGGCCGACGACGCGACGAGCCTCGTCGAGTTCCTGACGAGCGACGAGCAGCAGCTCGCCTTCTCGGACGCGTTCGGCGTCATCCCCTCGACGGAGTCGGCCGCCGCGACGTACGCGGAGACCTACCCCGAGAACGCGGCGTTCGTCGCCGGTGCCGAGTACGCCGTGAGCCCGATCGCCTTCCCGGGCGCCTCGGAGGTCGTCGGCGAGTTCAACACCGTCGTGCCGACCCTCGCGACCGCCGACCCGCAGGCGATCCTCACGCAGCTGCAGGGGCAGCTCGAGGACGCCTACGCAGAGGCGCAGTAG
- a CDS encoding LacI family DNA-binding transcriptional regulator, with amino-acid sequence MAAKAGVSRQTVSNALNTPRIVHPATLERVMEAVAELGYSPNLHARRLRTSSARTIGVRLEPVHDGIHGVLLDRFLHAVTEQAADLDRHVLVFTADGPDDEVARIRSLSQRSLADAFILTSTDHRDARVAALVEAGIPFVAFGRSWDADGPDHAWVDVDGRAGTREATEACLAVGERVAFLGWPTGSGAGDERRAGWREAMDVAGLATDLDRAVTDDPGEAQEAASELLAAGATAIVCASDTLALGAIGALARADASVPVVGFDDTGVAAGLGFSSVDQSLGDVAAAVLSLLHGDADHRLVTPRLHRRAHPRWGLPAQRTASADGKEAS; translated from the coding sequence GTGGCCGCGAAGGCCGGCGTCTCGCGGCAGACCGTGTCGAACGCGCTCAACACCCCGCGCATCGTGCACCCCGCCACCCTCGAGCGCGTCATGGAGGCCGTCGCCGAGCTCGGCTACTCCCCCAACCTGCACGCGCGGCGCCTGCGCACCTCGTCCGCCCGCACGATCGGCGTGCGCCTCGAGCCCGTGCACGACGGCATCCACGGCGTGCTGCTCGACCGCTTCCTGCACGCCGTCACCGAGCAGGCCGCGGACCTCGACCGCCACGTGCTCGTCTTCACCGCCGACGGCCCCGACGACGAGGTCGCGCGCATCCGCTCGCTGTCGCAGCGCAGCCTCGCCGACGCGTTCATCCTCACCTCCACCGACCACCGCGACGCTCGCGTCGCCGCGCTCGTCGAGGCAGGCATCCCGTTCGTCGCCTTCGGGCGCTCGTGGGACGCCGACGGCCCCGACCACGCCTGGGTCGACGTCGACGGGCGCGCCGGCACGCGCGAGGCCACCGAGGCGTGCCTCGCCGTCGGCGAGCGCGTCGCCTTCCTCGGCTGGCCGACCGGCTCGGGCGCCGGCGACGAGCGTCGCGCCGGATGGCGCGAGGCGATGGACGTCGCGGGCCTCGCCACCGACCTCGACCGCGCCGTCACCGACGACCCCGGCGAGGCGCAGGAGGCCGCGAGCGAGCTGCTCGCCGCCGGCGCGACCGCGATCGTGTGCGCCTCCGACACCCTCGCCCTCGGTGCGATCGGCGCCCTCGCGCGCGCCGACGCATCCGTGCCGGTCGTCGGCTTCGACGACACCGGCGTCGCCGCCGGACTCGGCTTCTCGAGCGTCGACCAGAGTCTCGGCGACGTCGCGGCCGCGGTGCTGTCGCTGCTGCACGGCGACGCCGACCACCGACTCGTGACCCCGCGCCTGCATCGGCGCGCACATCCCCGCTGGGGGCTCCCAGCACAGCGAACGGCCTCGGCCGATGGGAAGGAAGCATCATGA